tcctcatagacgtctatgggagcagaggagtcgccccctgctggtcactacagagaatgcagctttaactgaTGTTGGCTTCGCTTTTCATAATGCTGCCAGGGTAACAGACGCATCAAATTGTGACTGTTTACAAAATCGCTCTATATTTAGGGAGATTTAGTCACTATAACATGTATAAAACACTCTTGAGTTTATTATCTGAAGGTATGTATACACAACTTCTTCTTATGACATGAAATGATGATTCTTTCACATTTGCAACAgtcaaagataaaaaaaataggaCTAAACTACTATGTgtacaaattgtagcacttaaattgtacttgtaacgtcactcatctatagcaaattgtaaatctgcttatttaaggaaattgcactttcttgttctccagagtttgtaccctatggttgaaggCACTTATTGTacattgctttggataaaagcgtccgctaaatgacatgtaatgtaacgtaatgtaATATGTGAATGAGTAAATAGGGACGTGATTATAGGTTAAGATGTACGACGGCAAAGACCAATGTGGGTCATTAAATTGCGGCCAAAGGTCGATTGGAGAACCAGCGACTCGGGCCTTTTGTTACAATGGCCGACACGCGACAGGACTCCAACACACAGCGGGAATAGAACATGAAACAAGAATATTATTATATGATTACATATATTTAGGCACAAGGTAAAGCTTACCTGCCAAGATTTAGATGGTCGATGGAACTTTTGTGTACTATTGTTAAATAGTAAGACACCAGCAGctgattagcttagcatagcatacAGGCCTatgcaaaaggagaaaaataacttatatatatatctatatctcaTCAAATATCCGAGAGCTTTCCGAGCCCAACAGGAACCCAAGAGTGATGAAGTGTGCGCTTAAGATAACTCGGTAAGCTTAGCACAATGGCTAATCTAGCGCATGGAAGCTAACCCACTGACGTTAGCACAGAGATAAAtaattctaaataaataaatgaaaacaatgtgaCTCCAAAGTGTAAAACGTGTATTAAGTTGTTTTATTGGGGAGTGAATGGACACAGCAGTGAGTATGACAGCGGCACGGACGCCACTGGCTCTCAGGCCTCGGCAGCGCGGTACACGGAGAGGTCGCGGGCCAGGGTCACGTACAGTTCCCATGGaaactgattgacaggtctgttGACCTTCCCACGCCGACCTCTGCTCTCTCTGACCATCAGCTGGACGTCCTCGTCGTCCAGGAGGCGGATGAGGTCGCCCTCGGGGTCGCGGTAGTTCAGGGCGATGTCGTCCACCTTGAAGATGttcctgggaggggggggggggggggggggggggtcaggactTTAGACGCTTCCACTTTATGCCTTAATTCATTTGACCAAAGGAAGAAGAATTCATAAAATGTCTCAAACACATAAAATAAAGTTGTTCTGTTCAGCTTTTGCTTCTTATGTGTGCGAGAAAAACATCATCTCTCTGTGTCCTTCATCAGGGTTTGTACTTTTGAGGGTTCTTATTAATTCTGAGAGAACAAACACGTTCAGGTTTCCTTTCATTTCAAGTGGTTGATTACTTTAATGCTAAAAGCAATAAAAGATTTTTAATGAAGACATTTAACGGAGGAACGATTGCACCACTCATCCAGAGCAGGAAATGACTTCCCCCACATGGCCTTTGCTGATATTACcttttaattgaaatgtttgCTGAGGGATTTTACCCAAGAAAAAACACCTAAACAATgagaacaaatacacacagacacactcacacagagacaaagacacggagagacaaagacacggagagacaaagacacggagagacaaagacacggagagacaaagacacggaGACCCCCAAAAGAGATGCACCTTAAATGTTCCACTCCATAGATCCTCAAAGATGAGACGTGTCTCTCAGCCAGTGAGAGCGAGAAGACACCTGGGTGAAGACATCTAAGGGCCGGTGTGTAGGACTTATTGATCTGTCTGGATAATGTTAATAATGCAAACACTTTGACTCTTGTTTTCACCCCATTGGAGGTTATTCTAATATTTTGGTCGCCAAACACCTCTTTTCACTTTtggttgttaaaaacaaaaagctgagCTCGAGCCGAGAAACCGTACGGTGACGTTGCCATGACAACGTGCGCTTCTCATATTTGTGTCTCTGGGCTGCTGTGGAGACACGGCTTGTTCTTTATGCTCAGGTGCCTCCACACCTTTAATCCTCCTTTAATGCTTCACACTGGCCCTTAAGATCACACAGGAGACCAAATGTGCACTAATCAAAAAGGTCATGTGATCAGATTCACTGGTTTTTGTCCCCCGTTAGCAGCGCTAAGCTACATTAAAAACTCCATCCATCGGCTCCTCAGGGCTGGATAGTCCcgagcagagaggaaacaataATGAGCAGATGAAATGGTGGATGGGGGGCTAATCACCGTAGCACTCGCCTCCCCAGATTACCAGATAatgagacggagagggaggggggcatttGACAAATGGTGATGATGGGCTAATTTGCAGGAGCCGTTACATCACGCTCACAGAATCATCAACTTTTCAATCACAGGGTCGACGGTTTGAACCCgcgtgtccatgtgtccttgggcaagacacttcaACCCCACATCGCTCCTGTAGCTTGACGACagtgtgaatgttagtgactGTGTGGTCGCTGCCGTCAGCAGGGTGAGAATGATGTCATGTCGGGTCAACACGCTTTGGGTGGTTGACTAGAAAACGACAAGTACAGCCCATTTACATTCACCAGTACACGTATGATGTTCAGCAGCACACGTATGATGTTCACCAGCACACGTATGATGTTCAGCAGCACACGTATGATGTTCACCAGTACACGTATGATGTTCAGCAGCACACGTATGATGTTCACCAGGACACGTATGATGTTCAGCAGCACACGTATGATGTTCACCAGTACACTTATGTTCATCACTACCTGTATGATGTTCATCAGTACACGTATGATGTTCACCAGTACACATATGTTCATCAGTACACGTATGATGTTCATCAGTACACGTATGATGTTCACCAGTACACGTATGATGTTCACCAGTACACTTATGTTCATCACTACATGTATGATGTTCACCAGTACACGTATGTTCATCAGTACACGTATGATGTTCACCAGTACACGTATAATGTTCACCAGTACACGTATGTTCATCAGTACATCAGTAGACAGAGTGACATTCCACATGATACAAACCTTCTCTTGGTGGTTCGTTTCACGTTCCCATTACTTCATCACATAGCATCACATTCCATATCAGGGCTTTTTGGAAGGTGCAgtatccccctcctcctcctacagTCAACTCTTAACACCCACAGAGTGTCGATCCTCTCGATGGTTGTTTCCCAGCACGGAATGAAAactcactttttaaaaaggccCAATCCTTTGTTTCTCCCCAAAAAGCATCTCAATTGTTAAATACAAAGAATAAAGAGACGGTGGTAGCGAGTTACATAAAAGGTGCAGAAACACCCACCTCATCTGAGAGAGAAGGTCCTTGTACGCCGGCTGGATGCTGAggtcctcctgcacacacacatccctgcgGGGAGAAACACGGCGATACCAAAGCCATCAGCTGTGAGAGGTCACCTGTCCCTACACATGACAACAGGTCATCGTACATTCAACTGCACCCACAGAGTTCATTCCCGTCGTAGTCTTTTCTAACAAAATGAACATCACACGATTGAACACATACAGATATGTCGTACATTAagtcaaaatgtcaaattgaTCGAGTATGACGAGTCATTTAAGTAAAAATAGAGGATGTCACGTTTGTATGTGGCACACTAACTCTTCCATCTTGAGGTGAGAGTATGAAGTGTGTTCCACCTGCTCAGCACCACCTATAGATGATTCTATGAACCTGCTGATCACCACACTCACCTGGTCTGGACTCCAGAGGGGGTGAGCAGGAAGCAGCGCAGGCAGCTGTAGCAGGgcccgcccccctcgccccctgaGTCGCTCTCTGGGAGGGGCTTAATGATCTTCACAAAGGATTGTGGGAAAATACCCGTTTGGTTATTGGCTGTGCCCTGAGGGGGAGGCAGAAGGACAGGAGAGGACAAAGAGCGCATGGGTGACACTTCCTTATTCATTTTGAGCGTTCAATTTAAATTCAGGGtttcctgcttttattttgaagggcgATCCTGAAGTGTCTTGTTCTTTCTAAGTTAGTTTGTTTTCCCGCTTTTGTGACGGTCCCCCATCAGCCCCGACACACCAACTCATTACGGAGTTATTACGGAGTCATGGAACCGTGGAGCGAGATTACGGACGGTGAAAGACGGGAAGAGACACTCTGTTGCTTTGAGATTCCTCATATTACCTCATGTAACTACAACTAAATATCACAACGCAACGCCTTTATGACATTATTTTCAGTGTTGATGGAGCTGCTACAcagttagcgtagcatagcaaCAATCACACCAAACAAAACATGATTGATCTTCATCGTGgggttatttcattttgacgtGTTTAGTCATTGTTTCCTCCATCAGCCCTCCATCAATCCACCTCCATCAGTCCTCCATCAGTCCTCCATCAATCCACCTCCATCAGTCCTATATCACTCTACCTCCATCAGTCCTCCATCAATCCACCTCCATCAGTCCTCCATCAATCCACCTCCATCAGTCCTATATCACTCTACCTCCATCAGTCCTCCATCAATCCACCTCCATCAGTCCTCCATCAATCCACCTCCATCAGTCCTCCATCAATTCACCTCCATCATTCCTACATCAATCCACATCCATCCGCCCTCTATCAATCTACCTCCATCAGTCCTATATCACTCTACCTCCATCAGTCCTATATCACTCTACCTCCATCAGTCCTATATCACTCTACCTCCATCAGTCCTCCATCAATCTACCTCCATCAGTCCTATATCACTCTACCTCCATCAGTCCTCCATCAAATCACCTCCATCAGTCCTCCATCAATCCACCTCCATCAGTCCTATATCACTCTACCTCCATCAGTCCTCCATCAATCTACCTCCATCAGTCCTATATCACTCTACCTCCATCAGTCCTCCATCAATCCACCTCCATCAGTCCTATATCACTCTACCTCCATCAGTCCTCCATCAATCTACCTCCATCAGTCCTATATCACTCTACCTCCATCAGTCCTCCATCAATCTACCTCCATCAGTGCTCCATCAGTCACTGTTCCTCAACCACTCCCCCTtcatccctctcctccatcatcctTCTCTCAGTCTATTTTGTCTCTTGGCTCatgtctcctctccccctccacctcctcttcatctctcccATCTCTCACTGCCTCCcactcccctctctctttctctctcattgcctccccctctttctctctccatctctccctccctctccagtcTTACCTCCAGCCAGTCTGCGTTGACTCGTTGCAGAAGGAAGATCACTTCTCCCTTCTTCAGGTTCAACTCCGCCTTGCTGTTGCCGCGGAAGTCAAAAATCGCCTGGAACAAAAAcgtacaaagacacacacaggttggaaagaggagaagaaccaGAGGAACCAGAGAGGAACCAGAGAGGAAccagaagaaagagaggagggagacggacaCGGCGAGGTAACAAACTGTTTCTAGTGATTGTCACAGAGttgactgcatgtgtgtgttatcgagagagagagaagagctgAAGGTCGTAGTCAGgagttttttaataaataaacgtGGGGATTATTTCAGATGAAACTGTGCAAATGTTCATCTCCGTTGCCACGGCGACATCCTTCAGGAGTTCATCTCCACCAGCAGTTGAAAAAGCCTCATTTTAGGTTAAATTCTGACATTTCAGCATGTTTGAGCTGATCAATCATTAGTAACTCATCAAGATCAGATCaagtgtgagcatgtgtgtgtgtgtgtgtgtgtgtgcgtgtgtgtgtgtgtgtgtgtgtgtgtacatgcgtcCTGCTTAGCGTCAATGCATCTGGAATAGAATATCTTGCCAGAGTTCATCACGATGCTTTAACCCTTTCACAGAGGAGGTACTcgaacacgtgcacacacacacatgtacacacactcacacacacacacacacacacacacacacacactcacacacacacacacacacacacacacacacacagtaagcagCTTTGCGGTACGAGTTGTGTTGCACTCTGAATCGGGGAGCGTTAAAGAGTTAAAGCAGAACAGGAAAGTaaagagctggaggaagaggaaagaacgAGGAGCGGTTAAATCAGTGGGagggaggtgaagaagaggaggaggaggaggaggaggaactcaGAAGGTTCAGGGCAGCAAAGCTCACCACGGATCACAAATGTTTTTACAGCAGTGAAATTAAAAGGACAAAGATATTATCTATAGAGAGCAGATTACTATAAACTATTATATTCATGAGCCACTTTATCACCTTTGTGCACATCGATTAGAGCACAAGCTTTGTGCGTTAGAGCTGCTTCTCCGttatgaccagcagggggcgactccacAGCATCTCACCTGAGAGATGCTGTGCTTTCCTCCTGGGGAGATCTAATGGATCTACTGTTTATCTCCATGCTTCTCTCCCCTTTAGGTCTGCATCTACGTTAGCATCATGCTAACTAGGAGCATCCTGTCCCATTGACCTTGCAGGAATGCTAAGACTGAGCTAATACACTGATGCTAACGCCAGCTCTTTCCTCTAGAACCTGTGAGAACAAAGACGAGTAGTCCTAGTAgtttaacacacgcacacgcacacacacacacgcacgcacacacacacgcacgcacgcacgcacgcacacacacacacgcacgcacacacgcacgcacgcacacacacacacacacgcacgcacgcacgcacacgcacgcacacacacacgcacgcacacacgcacgcacgcacgcacacacgcacgcacgcacgcacacacacacacacgcacacgcacgcacgcacacacacacacgcacgcacgcacacacacacacgcacacacacgcacacgcaggagGATGagctaaaataaatgttgagtAGGCCGGCTGCTTTGTGAGCGGAGCTCACCAGTGTTTTACTTCactgtgtgggagagaggggaggcagagggggggggttagtttGGCAATGAAACagatagagtgtgtgtgtgtgtgtgtgtgtgacagtgtgtgtgtgtgtgtgtgtgtgtgtgtgtgtgtgtgtgtgtgtgtgtgtgtgtgtgtggaagttgtacACTTGCTGGTTAAGCTCAGAGTTCAAGAGCTGCAGAAACAGGAATCACTTcacatgcagatgcgcacacacacacacacacacacacactgtcacacactcacacacacacacacacacacacacacacactgtcacacactcacacacacacacacacacacacacacactgtcacacactcacacacacacacacacacacacacgcactgtcacacacacacacacacacactgtcacacacacacactcacacccacacacacacactgtcacacacacacacacacacactgtcacacacacactctcacacacacacacacacactgtcacaaacacacacacacacactgtcacacacacacacacacacactcacacacacacacacacacacacactgtcacacacacacacacactgtcacacacacacacactcacacacaccgtcatccattgctatgtgtgtgtgtgtgcgtgcgtgcgtgcgtgcgtgcgtgtgtgagtgtgtgtgtgtgtgtgtgtgtgtgtgtgtgactgtgtgtgtgtgtgacagtgtgtgtgtgtgtgtgtgtgtgtgtgtctgagacgGTGTCGTTCattctgcatgtttttttgctGTGAAGATCGTAACcgaagcaacaacaacaacaacaacaacaggagtTCACGGTACCTCGGCTCTGGGGGACGAGAAGAGGTCCATCTTTGGTTTGACCGTCTTCCTACAAGACGAAAGAAAAGGGCGGAGATTAGTGATGAATGGATCAGAGACCAATAAGAGGCGGTCCCTTTAGATCCAGGGGACGCTTTGGGGCgtggctacacgctgattgacaggtagaGACCAGAGACGTCCTCCtctatggtcacttcctgtgtaCGTGATGAAAACAAGCTAACGTTGAGTCTTCCGGGTTCCGCAGCAGAGGAgacagctagcagctagcagctagccACCGAGAGGCCACGCCCTCAATTATGCACAATTACCGTGATTTAAAGGGCTAAGCGCTGTGAAGCGTCTCTGTACAGCTGTGACAGCTGTGATATCACAGCAGAGCAAACTGCTGCCTGATCATCAGGATCTGAAGTTGTAACAGAACATTTTAGGAGCTTCGTGCTGCTGGAACTAAAGAGGAAGTGAGGACATTTCCTCTTTACCACATCTGCTCTAATGCAACCTCAGTGCCGCCCAGCAGCCGTTAGCCaggaggaagtggggggggggggggcgggtctcTAAGCGCtcgcctcctcgtctccttcccTTGAGATGCAGGGGAGAGATCAGGTGGGACACGTGAGGTAAATATAGACATAAACGTCCTCTGGCTCTCAGACGTTGTTCCACCTCATCAGTGAAAACGCTGATGGCGGCCGGCGTTCTGCTCGGCGAGTTCCCTCCCGGGTCTCAATGGTGGAGCTCCGGCTCCTGCAGCCTCAAACACTCACCACAACTACGGCGAGCTGCTCAGCTCCTGTTAGCATCTGTTGGCATGGGC
The sequence above is a segment of the Gasterosteus aculeatus chromosome 9, fGasAcu3.hap1.1, whole genome shotgun sequence genome. Coding sequences within it:
- the ncf4 gene encoding neutrophil cytosol factor 4, which gives rise to MSLLQQLREESDFDQLPHNIPVSSTIADIEENKGFIDYFVFVMEVKTRGGSKYFIYRRYRDFFNLHQVLESRYSPEDQERSGPSSCALPSLPGKVFMGNKREIAESRIPELNTYMKRLLALPTWLLLDEALRMFFYQTEQDSQHHPSALRRLRPPTRKVKTVKPKMDLFSSPRAEAIFDFRGNSKAELNLKKGEVIFLLQRVNADWLEGTANNQTGIFPQSFVKIIKPLPESDSGGEGGGPCYSCLRCFLLTPSGVQTRDVCVQEDLSIQPAYKDLLSQMRNIFKVDDIALNYRDPEGDLIRLLDDEDVQLMVRESRGRRGKVNRPVNQFPWELYVTLARDLSVYRAAEA